In a genomic window of Azospirillum baldaniorum:
- the ptsP gene encoding phosphoenolpyruvate--protein phosphotransferase encodes MLQVSESQVRLGLSAPDKTEAIRIAGRAMVDSGLIDPGYIDSMLGREAVSGTYLGSGIAIPHGLPEARDLVRRTGVVVVQFPQGVDWGGGEPARLVVGIAAKSDEHIAVLQRLTGVLGDPAEAARLGSTGDPRAIMAVLNGEAPAAPASEPVTLPIDGGSIAVTAPSPHGLHARPATALVEVAKRFRAEIAVRHGRTTANAKSLISLLRLGASGGQPLTVTASGEDAAAALQAIRAAFEAGLDEPVSTTTPAEEPAPRAVPADLDYDGRVIAGISASPGVSTGPVWKFQREELTVAETAPDPEAQHRRLDQALAAAAADLRNLHEEFWKKAGAAKAAIFKAHQELLDDPEMVAEAHALIGQGKSAGWAWRAVYEERAGTLAQLADPLLAGRAADLSDVGRRVLRLLAVVTESVAALPDHPVILLAEDLEPSDTAKLDPAKVLGLCTAGGGATSHTAIIARSLDIPAVVAAGPSVLDLENGRAAILDGDGGVLVADPSERDRGRAAEARIKVGERREAERLDRYKPAITTDGRRVEVAANISDPAEAVQAVEAGGEGVGLMRTEFLFLQRDLPPDEEEQFAAYQTMVRAMNGLPIILRTLDIGGDKNVPYLRMPAEGNPFLGVRGIRLCFEREDLFRTQLRAMLRASVEGPVRIMYPMIAAPAELERAKAITEAVRRELDVPPVELGIMIEVPSAVMMADRLAREVSFFSIGTNDLTQYVLAMDRLHPVLAPQADGLHPAVLRMVERTVDAARRAGIWVGACGGVAGDPAGAVLLSGLGVAELSVAIPAVPSVKARLRAIAMADAERTAREALDCADAAEVRALVRQRFADAGGVS; translated from the coding sequence ATGCTTCAGGTCTCCGAATCGCAGGTGCGCCTTGGGCTCTCCGCGCCGGACAAGACGGAGGCCATCCGCATCGCCGGGCGGGCGATGGTCGACAGCGGCCTGATCGACCCCGGCTACATTGACAGCATGCTGGGCCGCGAGGCGGTGTCCGGCACCTATCTCGGCAGCGGCATCGCCATCCCCCACGGGCTTCCCGAGGCGCGCGATCTGGTGCGGCGGACCGGCGTGGTGGTGGTCCAGTTTCCGCAGGGCGTCGATTGGGGCGGCGGGGAACCGGCGCGGCTGGTCGTCGGCATCGCCGCCAAGTCGGACGAGCACATCGCCGTGCTGCAACGGCTGACCGGCGTTTTAGGCGATCCCGCGGAGGCCGCGCGGCTGGGCAGCACGGGCGACCCGCGCGCCATCATGGCCGTTCTGAACGGCGAGGCACCCGCCGCGCCCGCGAGTGAGCCGGTCACGCTTCCCATCGATGGGGGCTCCATAGCGGTCACCGCCCCGTCGCCCCACGGGCTGCACGCCCGCCCGGCGACGGCGCTGGTCGAGGTCGCCAAGCGCTTCCGCGCGGAGATCGCCGTCCGGCACGGCCGTACCACGGCCAACGCCAAGAGCCTGATTTCCCTGCTGCGGCTCGGCGCTTCGGGCGGTCAGCCGTTGACCGTCACCGCCTCGGGCGAGGACGCGGCGGCGGCGCTCCAGGCCATCCGCGCCGCCTTCGAGGCGGGGCTGGACGAGCCTGTCTCCACGACGACGCCCGCGGAGGAGCCGGCGCCGCGGGCCGTCCCGGCCGACCTCGATTATGACGGACGGGTGATCGCCGGCATCTCCGCCTCCCCCGGCGTCTCCACCGGCCCGGTCTGGAAGTTCCAGCGCGAGGAGCTGACGGTCGCCGAGACCGCCCCCGATCCCGAGGCGCAGCACCGCCGGCTCGATCAGGCGCTCGCCGCCGCCGCCGCCGACCTGCGCAACCTGCACGAGGAGTTCTGGAAGAAGGCCGGCGCGGCCAAGGCGGCCATCTTCAAGGCGCACCAGGAGCTTCTCGACGATCCTGAGATGGTCGCCGAGGCGCATGCCCTGATCGGTCAGGGTAAGAGCGCCGGCTGGGCGTGGCGCGCGGTCTACGAGGAGCGCGCCGGCACGCTGGCCCAGCTCGCCGACCCGCTGCTGGCCGGGCGGGCCGCCGACCTCAGCGACGTCGGGCGCCGCGTGCTGCGCCTGCTCGCCGTAGTGACGGAGAGCGTGGCGGCCCTGCCGGACCATCCCGTCATCCTGCTCGCCGAGGATCTGGAGCCGTCCGACACGGCGAAACTCGACCCGGCCAAGGTGCTGGGGCTGTGCACGGCGGGGGGCGGCGCCACCTCCCACACGGCGATCATCGCGCGCTCGCTGGACATCCCCGCGGTCGTCGCCGCCGGGCCGTCGGTGCTGGACCTGGAGAACGGGCGCGCGGCGATCCTCGACGGCGACGGCGGCGTTCTGGTCGCCGACCCCAGCGAGCGCGACCGCGGCCGCGCCGCCGAGGCCCGCATCAAGGTGGGCGAGCGGCGCGAGGCCGAGCGGCTCGACCGCTACAAGCCGGCCATCACCACGGACGGCCGGCGCGTCGAGGTCGCCGCCAACATCTCCGACCCGGCGGAGGCGGTGCAGGCCGTGGAAGCGGGCGGCGAGGGCGTCGGGCTGATGCGCACGGAGTTCCTGTTCCTTCAGCGCGACCTGCCGCCGGACGAAGAGGAGCAGTTCGCCGCCTACCAGACCATGGTGCGGGCGATGAACGGGCTGCCGATCATCCTGCGCACGCTGGACATCGGCGGCGACAAGAACGTCCCCTATCTGCGCATGCCGGCGGAGGGCAACCCCTTCCTCGGCGTGCGCGGCATCCGCCTGTGCTTCGAGCGGGAGGACCTGTTCCGCACCCAGCTCCGCGCCATGCTGCGCGCCTCCGTGGAGGGGCCGGTGCGCATCATGTACCCGATGATCGCCGCCCCCGCGGAACTGGAGCGCGCCAAGGCGATCACCGAGGCGGTGCGGCGGGAGCTGGACGTGCCGCCGGTGGAGCTTGGCATCATGATCGAGGTGCCGTCCGCCGTGATGATGGCCGACCGGCTGGCGCGGGAGGTGTCCTTCTTCTCCATCGGCACCAACGACCTGACGCAGTATGTGCTGGCGATGGACCGGCTGCACCCGGTCCTGGCCCCGCAGGCCGACGGGCTGCACCCCGCCGTCCTGCGCATGGTGGAGCGCACGGTGGACGCCGCCCGCCGCGCCGGAATCTGGGTCGGCGCCTGCGGCGGCGTGGCCGGCGACCCGGCCGGGGCGGTGCTGCTGTCCGGGCTGGGCGTCGCCGAGCTGAGCGTGGCCATTCCCGCCGTTCCCTCCGTCAAGGCGCGGCTGCGCGCCATCGCCATGGCCGACGCCGAGCGCACCGCCCGCGAGGCGCTGGACTGCGCCGACGCGGCCGAGGTCCGGGCGCTGGTCCGTCAACGTTTCGCCGACGCCGGAGGCGTGTCATGA